In Meles meles chromosome 2, mMelMel3.1 paternal haplotype, whole genome shotgun sequence, the sequence AGTTGGCTTCCAGGGAACCAGCCCCTGCTCCCATGCACAAAGCTTCACCTGGCTCAGATAAAACAGCCCCCGGGTGGCTGTCCCTGACAGCCACGTGTCCACCGGCAAATCCTTTGACCCCAACGCCACCTCCTTTTCTGGACAGCTTCTTGGATGAATTAGAGAAGCTTGGTGCTTTCACCTTATCAGCTGACCAAGCCAAACCAAGTATCCTAGAGGACATCATCCTTGAAATCAAGGAGGAGCCCTCAGGACTCCTCCCGCTGCCTCCAGCTTCTGGACCTGCCAAGCCAGCTTCCTCTCCGCTACCTGTCCCCGGCTCAGGGGTGACCTTGGCTGCACTCCAGCCTTATGAGGCCAAACCACTGCAGGATCCCAGAAAGACGACTCAGAACAAGTTTGCCGATCTGACAAAAATGGGAAAGAGCTTTGGAGGCCCCGAGAAAGTACCCGAAGTTCTAGGTGATAAGTTTGTGGCCTCTGCATACACGAATATGGGTCCCTTGCCCCAATGTCTCCCTGTCATTGGAGAGGAAGATGAGGATATCTGTGAGGGGTTTATGTCAGGCATCCGAGGAGGGCCAGAATCTCAGGAACCAGGGGCCCTGTGGTGTGCCCATGATGGCCCAGAGGCCACACCAAGCCTGCACattgaagaggaggaagaggagaggaaaccCGCCTGCTTAAAATATCCTGTAGCCACCCCCACAGATTCCAGGACCCctaaggaagacagcaatgcagCAAAGACCAGTAATGAGGTATTTTAATCTTGCCTAATTACTGAAGAACTAACCAGTCTTACTATATTTAGATAGTACAGTTAATCACATTAGTAAACATCAATTTTAGCATCGCCCTACAAGACGTCCTCTTAAGAAACACAAGCACTACCTAAGTTGGGGGGTGGAGGAATGGATGGAAACACACCAGATTTTAGTAAGAcgatataaatatatgatataatttCAGTATTAATTTGTGACTACACATTCATATTTCAACAGTCTATAATGTATAGTCTTCCTGATTTTTGTTACTAACCATGATAACTACAGAGCCGAGCTCTTACTCTCAAACACTGTTCTAAGAACTCTTCGTCTTTACTTTTCATAACTCAATGAGGTGGGTTATATTATTAACCCcactttagagatgaggaaattgatACGCGGAGATGAGTCCAATTCCAAAGGCAACTTgccaaaaaaaggagagagagagagagagaaggagagaaggagagaaggaggaaacaaAAAAGCACTCCTATGCCCTTTTAACTCCctgaagaaataatttcttcaaGTTGGTGGCTACATAAGACTACTGATGCATTTCCATCTTACAAAGAATCTTGGGCAATGATTTTAATTAGTAAAGAAGGAAAACACCTTAAATCTTTAGCctgtaaatttttcttttacaacaaaagcaaaagcaaaacttGATCTCGCCAATATATCTCCtgtaaattaaaaaggaaatttgattCCTGGCAAAGACTGAaattatgaaacaaaaagaatgtttt encodes:
- the LOC123937179 gene encoding uncharacterized protein LOC123937179 encodes the protein MHKASPGSDKTAPGWLSLTATCPPANPLTPTPPPFLDSFLDELEKLGAFTLSADQAKPSILEDIILEIKEEPSGLLPLPPASGPAKPASSPLPVPGSGVTLAALQPYEAKPLQDPRKTTQNKFADLTKMGKSFGGPEKVPEVLGDKFVASAYTNMGPLPQCLPVIGEEDEDICEGFMSGIRGGPESQEPGALWCAHDGPEATPSLHIEEEEEERKPACLKYPVATPTDSRTPKEDSNAAKTSNELPSLSPGDGKSTPFPSCLLPSLPFHSPSASVSDLNSTFSQTPQPYSPPLLPKYPYQQEINSPKLKVTAS